In the Mytilus trossulus isolate FHL-02 chromosome 1, PNRI_Mtr1.1.1.hap1, whole genome shotgun sequence genome, one interval contains:
- the LOC134706804 gene encoding apomucin-like, with protein MGSKSGYDYLSNTTGTTYETGYDDLSNTTGTTFETGYDDLSNTTGTTYETGYDYLSNTTGTTYETGYNYLSNTTGTPYEPGYDDLSNTTGTTYETGYDYLSNTTGYDYLSNTTGTTYETGSNYLSKTTGTTYETGSNYLSNTTGTTYETGSNYLSNTTGTSYETGSNYLSNTTGTTYETGSNYLSNTTGTTYETGSNYLYKTTGSGYLSNTIGTPYETRSDYISNTTGTPYERGSDYLYNTTGTPYETGSDYLSYTTGTPYETRYDYLSNTTGTTYETGSDYLSYTTGTPYETRYDYLSNTTGTPYETRYDYLSYTTGTPYETRYDNLSNTTGTTYETGSNNLSNTTGTTYETVSNYLSNTTGSDYLSNTSGTTYETGFNNLSNTTGTSHETGSNYLSNTTGTTYETGSNYLSYTTGTPYETRYDYLSNTTGTAYETGCDYLSYTTGTPYEIRYDYLSNTTGTAYETGSDYLSNTTGTSYVTGSNYLSNTTGTTYETGSNYISNTTGYDYLSNTTGTTYETGSNYLSKTTGTTYETGSNYLSNTTGTSYETGSNYLSNTTGTTYETGSNYLSNTTGSGYLSNTTGTPYETRSDYISNTTGTPYETGSDYLYNTTGTPYETGSDYLSYTTGTPYETRYDYLSNTTGTTYETGSDYLSYTTGTPYETRYDYLSNTTGTPYETRYDYLSYTTGTPYETRYDNLSNTTGTTYETGSNNLSNTTGTTYETVSYYLSNTTGTTYETGSNYLSNTTGTTYETGSDYLSNRTGTPYETGSDYLSNKTGTTYETGYDYLSNTTGSTYETGSDYLSNRTGTPYETGYDYLSNTTGSDYLTNTTGNTYETRYNYLTNTTGTPYETGSDYLHNTTGTTYETGSNYLYNTTGTTYETGYDYLSNTTGSDYLSYTTGTPYETRYDYLSNTTGTAYETGSDYLSNTTGTSYVTGSNYLSNTTGTTYETGSNYISNTTGSDYLTNTTGTPYETGSDYLSITTGTPYETGSDYLHNTTGTTYETGSNYLYNTTGTTYETGYDYLSNTTGSGYLSNTTSTPYETGSGYLTNTTGTTYETGSNYLSKTTGSNYLSNNTGTTYQTGSNYLSNTTGTTYETGSNYLSNTTGTPYETGSDYLSNTTGTTYETGSNYLSNTTGSNYLSNNTGTTYQTGSNYLSNTTGTTYETGSNYLSNTTGTPYETGSDYLSNTTGTTYETGSNYLSNTTGSNYLSYTTGTPYETRYDYLSNTTDTAYETGSDYLSYTTGTPYETRYDYLSNTTGSNYLSNNTGTTYQTGSNYLSNTTGTTYETGSNYLSNTTGTPYETGSDYLSNTTGTTYETGSNYLSNTTGSDYLSNTTGTPYETGSDYLSNTTGTTYETGSDLLSNTTGTTYETGYDYISNTTGSDYLTNTTGTPYETGSDYLSITTGTPYETGSDYLYNATGTTYETRSNYLYNTTGTTYETGYDYLSNTTGYDYLYNTTGTTYETGSD; from the exons GATATGATTACctatccaacacaactggtactacatatgaaacaggatatGATGACctatccaacacaactggtactacatTTGAAACAGGATATGATGACctatccaacacaactggtactacatatgaaacaggatatGATTACctatccaacacaactggtactacatatgaaacaggatatAATTACctatccaacacaactggtactccaTATGAACCAGGATATGATGACctatccaacacaactggtactacatatgaaacaggatatGATTACctatccaacacaactg gatatGATTATctatccaacacaactggtactacatatgaaacaggatctaatTACCTATCTAAGacaactggtactacatatgaaacaggatctaatTACCTATctaacacaactggtactacatatgaaacaggatctaatTACCTATCTAACACAACTGGTACttcatatgaaacaggatctaatTACCTATctaacacaactggtactacatatgaaacaggatctaatTACCTATctaacacaactggtactacatatgaaacaggatctaatTACCTATACAAAacaactg GATCTGGTTACCTATCCAACACAATTGGTACTCCATATGAAACAAGATCTGATTACAtatccaacacaactggtactccaTATGAAAGAGGATCTGATTACCTATACAACACAACAGGTActccatatgaaacaggatctgattacctatCTTACACAACTGGTACTCCATATGAAACAAGATATGATTACctatccaacacaactggtactacatatgaaacaggatctgattacctatCTTACACAACTGGTACTCCATATGAAACAAGATATGATTACCTATctaacacaactggtactccaTATGAAACAAGATATGATTACCTATCTTACACAACTGGTACTCCATATGAAACAAGATATGATAACctatccaacacaactggtactacatatgaaacaggatctaatAACCTATctaacacaactggtactacatatgaaacagtATCTAATTACCTATctaacacaactg gatctgattacctatCCAACACATctggtactacatatgaaacaggatttAATAACctatccaacacaactggtacttCACATGAAACAGGATCTAATTATTtatccaacacaactggtactacatatgaaacaggatctaatTATCTATCTTACACAACTGGTACTCCATATGAAACAAGATATGATTACCTATCTAACACAACTGGTACTGCATATGAAACAGGATGTGATTACCTATCTTACACAACTGGTACTCCATATGAAATAAGATATGATTACCTATCTAACACAACTGGTACtgcatatgaaacaggatctgattatctatccaacacaactggtacttCATATGTAACAGGATCTAATTACCTATctaacacaactggtactacatatgaaacaggatctaatTACAtatccaacacaactg gatatGATTATctatccaacacaactggtactacatatgaaacaggatctaatTACCTATCTAAGacaactggtactacatatgaaacaggatctaatTACCTATCTAACACAACTGGTACttcatatgaaacaggatctaatTACCTATctaacacaactggtactacatatgaaacaggatctaatTACCTATctaacacaactg GATCTGGTTACctatccaacacaactggtactccaTATGAAACAAGATCTGATTACAtatccaacacaactggtactccatatgaaacaggatctgattacctatACAACACAACAGGTActccatatgaaacaggatctgattacctatCTTACACAACTGGTACTCCATATGAAACAAGATATGATTACctatccaacacaactggtactacatatgaaacaggatctgattacctatCTTACACAACTGGTACTCCATATGAAACAAGATATGATTACCTATctaacacaactggtactccaTATGAAACAAGATATGATTACCTATCTTACACAACTGGTACTCCATATGAAACAAGATATGATAACctatccaacacaactggtactacatatgaaacaggatctaatAACCTATctaacacaactggtactacatatgaaacagtATCTTATTACCTATctaacacaactggtactacatatgaaacaggatctaatTACCTATctaacacaactggtactacatatgaaacaggatctgattacctatCCAACAGAACTGGTActccatatgaaacaggatctgattacctatCCAACAAaactggtactacatatgaaacaggatatGATTATctatccaacacaactggttctacatatgaaacaggatctgattacctatCCAACAGAACTGGTActccatatgaaacaggataTGATTATctatccaacacaactg gatctgattacctaACCAACACAACTGGTAATACATATGAAACAAGATATAATTACTTaaccaacacaactggtactccatatgaaacaggatctgattaTCTAcacaacacaactggtactacatatgaaacaggatctaatTACCTAtacaacacaactggtactacatatgaaacaggatatGATTATctatccaacacaactg gatctgattacctatCTTACACAACTGGTACTCCATATGAAACAAGATATGATTACCTATCTAACACAACTGGTACtgcatatgaaacaggatctgattatctatccaacacaactggtacttCATATGTAACAGGATCTAATTACCTATctaacacaactggtactacatatgaaacaggatctaatTACAtatccaacacaactg gatctgattacctaACCAACACAACAGGTActccatatgaaacaggatctgattacctatCCATCACAACTGGTActccatatgaaacaggatctgattaTCTAcacaacacaactggtactacatatgaaacaggatctaatTACCTGtacaacacaactggtactacatatgaaacaggatatGATTATctatccaacacaactg gatctggTTACCTATCCAACACAACTAGTActccatatgaaacaggatctggTTACCTaaccaacacaactggtactacatatgaaacaggatctaatTACCTATCCAAGacaactg gatctaatTACCTATCTAACAACACTGGTACTACATATCAAACAGGATCTAATTACctatccaacacaactggtactacatatgaaacaggatctaatTACCTATctaacacaactggtactccaTATGAAACAGGGTCTGATTACctatccaacacaactggtactacatatgaaacaggatctaatTACCTATctaacacaactg gatctaatTACCTATCTAACAACACTGGTACTACATATCAAACAGGATCTAATTACctatccaacacaactggtactacatatgaaacaggatctaatTACCTATctaacacaactggtactccaTATGAAACAGGGTCTGATTACctatccaacacaactggtactacatatgaaacaggatctaatTACCTATctaacacaactg gatctaatTACCTATCTTACACAACTGGTACTCCATATGAAACAAGATATGATTACCTATCTAACACAACTGATACtgcatatgaaacaggatctgattacctatCTTACACAACTGGTACTCCATATGAAACAAGATATGATTACCTATCTAACACAACTG gatctaatTACCTATCTAACAACACTGGTACTACATATCAAACAGGATCTAATTACctatccaacacaactggtactacatatgaaacaggatctaatTACCTATctaacacaactggtactccaTATGAAACAGGGTCTGATTACctatccaacacaactggtactacatatgaaacaggatctaatTACCTATctaacacaactg gatctgattacctatCCAATACAACTGGTActccatatgaaacaggatctgattaTCTATCCAACACAACAggtactacatatgaaacaggatctgacTTActatccaacacaactggtactacatatgaaacaggatatGATTACAtatccaacacaactg gatctgattacctaACCAACACAACAGGTActccatatgaaacaggatctgattacctatCCATCACAACTGGTActccatatgaaacaggatctgattaTCTATACAATGcaactggtactacatatgaaacaaGATCTAATTACCTAtacaacacaactggtactacatatgaaacaggatatGATTATctatccaacacaactg gataTGATTACCTAtacaacacaactggtactacatatgaaacaggatctgacTAA